From a single Rutidosis leptorrhynchoides isolate AG116_Rl617_1_P2 chromosome 5, CSIRO_AGI_Rlap_v1, whole genome shotgun sequence genomic region:
- the LOC139850691 gene encoding clavaminate synthase-like protein At3g21360, which translates to MEYNCKEFKVGKCEGEKLVDGETLPLVLTPPEPSKNGIESLLETLKNNKEWFDEMVTKNSAVLIRGFDVKNAVEFNDIVEAFDWEDIRYVGPAPRTHIHGRIWTANEGPLSEFIYYHHEMVLIKEFPKKVILFCEIPPPEGGETPFVPSFKVTERMLEEFPEFVEEADAKGLKYTFTALSNDNKTSMRGRGWQDAFATNDKQEAEKRARALGMDVEWLENDGIKTILGPRPLTKVFEERNRRRMWFNTLVGMHGKELSSAMMADGTEIPENIVKRCEEIIEEESIQFKWQKGDVLFLDNYATLHGRRPSLAPRRVLVATCK; encoded by the exons ATGGAGTACAATTGCAAGGAGTTTAAAGTAGGCAAATGTGAAGGCGAAAAGTTGGTAGATGGTGAGACGTTGCCACTAGTGCTCACACCACCAGAGCCAAGCAAGAATGGGATTGAGTCACTACTCGAAACCCTGAAGAACAACAAGGAATGGTTTGATGAGATGGTGACAAAGAACAGTGCGGTTTTGATACGAggatttgatgtgaagaatgcagTTGAGTTCAACGACATTGTGGAAGCCTTTGATTGGGAGGATATTCGTTACGTGGGGCCAGCCCCACGAACACATATCCATGGAAGAATTTGGACTGCGAATGAAGGCCCACTTTCTGAATTTATTTACTACCATCATGAAATGGTTTTG ATAAAAGAGTTTCCAAAGAAGGTGATACTCTTTTGTGAAATTCCACCACCAGAGGGCGGAGAGACTCCATTTGTACCAAGCTTTAAGGTCACCGAACGAATGCTAGAGGAGTTCCCTGAGTTTGTGGAGGAAGCTGACGCCAAGGGATTGAAATACACATTCACCGCTCTTAGCAATGACAATAAAACCTCCATGAGAGGTCGCGGATGGCAAGATGCTTTTGCAACAAATGACAAACAAGAAGCTGAGAAAAG AGCAAGGGCTCTAGGGATGGATGTGGAATGGCTAGAAAACGATGGTATAAAGACGATTCTAGGTCCAAGGCCATTGACAAAAGTGTTTGAGGAAAGAAACCGAAGGCGAATGTGGTTCAATACTTTGGTTGGGATGCATGGGAAAGAACTTAGCTCGGCGATGATGGCTGATGGGACTGAGATACCCGAGAACATAGTGAAGAGATGTGAAGAAATAATAGAGGAGGAAAGCATCCAATTTAAATGGCAAAAAGGAGATGTGTTGTTCCTTGATAATTATGCTACTCTTCATGGAAGAAGACCATCTCTTGCTCCAAGACGAGTGTTGGTTGCTACATGCAAATAG
- the LOC139849733 gene encoding uncharacterized protein has translation MKILSLNIRGLGLDDKYKSNWFKKLCFQQKPNIIALQETKSETISEQWVEKIWGCSNFKYAFKKSNGNSGGILMVWDPNIFNANCFVERDSFIAIKGIWQGAGTELVLVNTYGPQSDSGKLKMWADLSEIMKHQNAMWAIFGDFNEVVESTRVSVIMAKSLANLIDSLFRKASFSNGLTSTSWFLIKKHTDHCPPILKDGNVDFGPKPVKVFDEWLKHKDAHEVIKLAWATKVNSKRPDCIFRDKLKLVKQELRKWYATSHGKLNIEIEELTNAVNEWERKAEVVDLNENQYNNWMKDRESLLQKEKIHVEMLKQKSEGLFKENRIETWALNSWEGPKLDKHMSEALEEKFSESEILDAGDLINALNWFWEAGQISNGCNASFITLIPKVKDPLNFSNFRPISLIGSYYKILSKILSNRIRKFILRLIGEEQTAFISNRYILDGVLIALESVDDLKSRKQKSFIFKDDFEKAFDCLNWNFLMSIMKFMGFGDKWVKWIQSCLTSTSISVLINGSPTDQFFPERGVRQGDPLSPFLFILAGEGLNHLLNVAVKQNLINGVKIGKDNVVVSHLQYADDTIIFGEYNKAEVRNTLKILKCFEELSSLKINLGKSCVYGIGTSNVELKNIATWFGCKEGCFPFSYLGLPIGANLKKHQNWAPIFEKFKKRLSDWKAKSISYGGRLTLIKSVLSSLPQYYFSLFKAPLKVIKDLEGCGYDTSFWNDKWCGSIPLRDAYPRLYRLELDKNAFVADRVSKSENIINLNWAWQALPKWRAEDELLALSDTLRAFNFSNSPTSFWKWIHCGKGIFTTCSLMSILNSLTSTHQSPPIPTLLNPLVPQKIGIHIWRISLNKLPVRTELDKRGINLHSTRCPVCDDDIETLQHAFLYCKSSLDIWNRIFKWWKLDHQCITCLSDLSKCPNPMLNSNLGLSIWQAVVWVTCYFIWQNRNNHVFGKDTLGSSKIVADIQAKCFEWINARWKKGNLDWLNWISNPRMFDANPPKDGIG, from the exons ATGAAGATTTTGTCTCTCAACATTAGAGGATTAGGGTTAGATGATAAATATAAATCTAATTGGTTTAAAAAATTGTGTTTTCAACAAAAACCTAACATTATTGCTCTTCAAGAAACTAAATCTGAAACAATTTCTGAACAGTGGGTGGAAAAAATTTGGGGTTGCAGTAATTTTAAATACGCTTTCAAAAAATCAAATGGTAACTCGGGTGGGATACTTATGGTTTGGGACCCAAACATTTTTAATGCTAACTGTTTTGTTGAAAGAGACTCCTTTATTGCGATAAAAGGAATTTGGCAAGGTGCAGGTACGGAACTAGTGCTCGTTAACACTTATGGTCCCCAATCCGATTCTGGAAAATTAAAGATGTGGGCTGATCTCTCAGAAATCATGAAGCATCAGAATGCAATGTGGGCAATTTTTGGGGACTTCAATGAA GTGGTAGAATCTACACGCGTATCAGTGATAATGGCAAAAAGTTTAGCAAACTTGATAGATTCCTTGTTTCGGAAAGCTTCATTCAGCAATGGCCTAACATCAACGTCATGGTTCTTGATAAAAAAACATACTGATCATTGTCCTCCTATTCTAAAAGATGGAAacgttgatttcgggccaaaaccGGTTAAAGTTTTTGATGAGTGGTTAAAACATAAAGATGCTCATGAAGTGATAAAATTAGCTTGGGCAACTAAAGTTAATAGCAAAAGGCCTGACTGTATCTTTCGAGACAAACTTAAGCTAGTCAAGCAAGAACTCAGGAAGTGGTATGCCACATCTCATGGCAAACTAAATATCGAAATTGAGGAACTGACTAATGCTGTTAATGAATGGGAAAGAAAGGCTGAGGTTGTGGATCTTAATGAAAATCAATATAACAACTGGATGAAGGACCGTGAATCGCTATTGCAAAAGGAAAAAATCCATGTAGAAATGCTCAAGCAAAAAAGCGAG GGTCTCTTCAAGGAAAACAGAATAGAGACATGGGCCCTCAACAGCTGGGAAGGACCAAAATTGGATAAGCACATGTCAGAAGCTCTAGAAGAAAAATTCTCAGAATCTGAAATCTTAGATGCG GGTGACCTCATAAATGCTCTAAACTGGTTCTGGGAGGCGGGTCAAATTTCCAATGGTTGCAACGCGTCTTTCATCACGCTCATCCCTAAGGTAAAGGACCCCCTTAATTTCTCAAATTTCAGGCCTATAAGTCTCATTGGAAGTTACTATAAAATCCTTTCCAAAATTCTTTCAAATAGAATTAGGAAATTCATCCTGAGGCTTATAGGTGAGGAGCAAACCGCCTTTATTTCTAATAGATATATTCTGGACGGCGTTTTAATTGCTCTCGAATCCGTTGATGACCTTAAATCCAGAAAGCAAAAAAGTTTTATCTTTAAAGACGATTTTGAAAAAGCCTTCGATTGTTTAAATTGGAATTTCCTTATGTCAATTATGAAATTCATGGGTTTTGGGGATAAATGGGTAAAATGGATTCAATCATGTTTAACCTCGACTTCTATCTCTGTTTTAATTAATGGGTCCCCCACCGACCAATTTTTCCCCGAAAGAGGGGTAAGGCAAGGAGACCCCCTCTCCCCCTTCCTCTTCATTCTTGCGGGTGAAGGATTAAACCACCTTCTAAATGTAGCGGTTAAACAAAATCTAATTAATGGTGTTAAAATTGGAAAGGATAACGTTGTTGTGTCACACTTGCAATACGCTGATGATACGATAATTTTTGGTGAATATAACAAGGCGGAAGTCAGAAACACTTTGAAAATTCTTAAATGTTTCGAAGAGTTATCGAGTTTAAAAATTAACCTTGGCAAAAGTTGTGTTTATGGTATTGGAACCTCAAATGTAGAATTAAAAAATATTGCCACGTGGTTCGGTTGTAAAGAAGGTTGTTTTCCGTTCTCTTATCTCGGCCTTCCCATTGGGGCTAATTTAAAGAAACATCAAAATTGGGCACcgatttttgaaaaattcaaaaaaagatTATCAGATTGGAAAGCTAAAAGTATATCTTACGGTGGAAGGCTTACCCTCATTAAATCCGTTCTAAGTAGTCTCCCGCAATATTACTTTTCGTTGTTTAAAGCTCCGCTGAAGGTAATTAAGGATCTTGAAG GTTGTGGCTACGACACGAGTTTTTGGAACGACAAGTGGTGTGGAAGTATTCCGCTAAGAGATGCCTATCCGAGATTGTACCGGCTAGAACTAGATAAGAACGCGTTTGTTGCTGACCGAGTCTCCAAGTCCGAGAACATCATCAACTTAAATTGGGCTTGGCAAGCTCTGCCCAAATGGCGTGCCGAGGATGAACTTCTTGCTTTATCGGACACACTGAGAGCATTTAATTTTTCCAACTCCCCGACCTCTTTTTGGAAATGGATACACTGTGGTAAAGGGATTTTCACAACATGCTCACTCATGTCCATTCTGAATTCTCTAACTTCCACGCATCAGTCTCCACCGATCCCGACTCTTCTCAATCCTTTGGTTCCTCAAAAAATTGGTATCCACATTTGGAGAATTAGCCTTAACAAGCTACCGGTGAGAACCGAGCTCGATAAAAGAGGTATAAATCTCCACTCTACCAGGTGCCCGGTATGTGATGACGACATTGAAACTCTTCAGCACGCTTTCTTGTATTGCAAAAGTTCCTTGGATATTTGGAATAGGATTTTTAAATGGTGGAAATTGGACCATCAATGCATTACATGCCTCTCCGATTTATCCAAGTGCCCGAATCCCATGCTAAATTCTAATCTAGGACtttccatttggcaagccgttgttTGGGTCACGTGTTATTTTATTTGGCAAAATCGAAACAACCATGTTTTCGGCAAAGATACTCTTGGCTCTTCAAAAATTGTCGCGGATATTCAAGCTAAATGCTTTGAATGGATCAACGCCAGATGGAAGAAAGGCAACCTTGATTGGCTTAATTGGATCTCAAACCCGAGAATGTTCGATGCAAACCCGCCTAAAGATGGTATCGGCTAA